The proteins below are encoded in one region of Candidatus Cloacimonadota bacterium:
- a CDS encoding KilA-N domain-containing protein → MSKTKLKVNELEIVLYSEKEEEFISLTDMAKFRDPQRTNYIIQNWMRTRSTIEFLGLWEQLHNPNFNSIEFDAFKNEAGSNSFTLTPKKWIETTNAIGINSKAGRYGGTYAHKDIAFEFASWISPTFKLYLIKDYQRIKEIETNQYNLEWNVKRLLSKTNYLIQTDAVKNYILPKTNYETDKQWLIYAEEADILNVALFGCTAKDWRNANPKLAEKKMNIRDIASINELAVLSNLESMNADMIRENIGKEERFLKLKAVAKYQTEILNENNYLKTLKKKSEETYVNEQKKIGEDEE, encoded by the coding sequence GTGAGTAAAACAAAATTAAAAGTTAATGAATTGGAAATTGTTCTGTATTCCGAAAAGGAAGAAGAATTTATTTCTCTTACCGATATGGCAAAATTCAGAGATCCGCAAAGAACAAATTATATTATTCAAAACTGGATGAGAACAAGGAGCACAATTGAATTTCTGGGTCTTTGGGAACAACTTCATAATCCGAATTTTAATAGCATCGAATTCGATGCCTTTAAAAATGAAGCTGGCTCAAACAGTTTTACTCTCACTCCCAAAAAATGGATTGAAACAACAAATGCAATTGGTATAAATTCCAAAGCTGGACGCTACGGCGGAACTTACGCTCACAAAGATATTGCCTTTGAATTTGCTTCCTGGATTAGCCCGACTTTCAAACTTTATCTGATCAAAGATTATCAACGCATAAAAGAGATTGAAACAAACCAATATAATCTGGAATGGAATGTAAAAAGACTTCTGAGCAAAACAAATTATCTGATTCAAACAGATGCAGTTAAGAATTACATTTTGCCGAAAACTAATTATGAAACTGATAAACAATGGCTGATCTATGCAGAAGAAGCAGATATTTTGAATGTTGCTCTTTTCGGTTGCACTGCCAAAGATTGGAGAAATGCCAATCCAAAACTGGCAGAAAAGAAAATGAATATTCGTGATATTGCCAGCATAAATGAACTTGCTGTTCTTTCCAATTTGGAAAGTATGAATGCTGATATGATCCGTGAAAATATTGGCAAAGAAGAACGATTCCTAAAACTAAAAGCTGTTGCAAAATACCAGACTGAAATCCTGAATGAAAACAATTATCTGAAAACTCTTAAAAAGAAATCCGAAGAAACTTATGTTAACGAACAAAAGAAGATTGGTGAAGATGAAGAGTAG
- a CDS encoding DEAD/DEAH box helicase, translated as MKRILDKESEADTCRKQITPKLYKSGWSDEQILQERSFTEITPGKIMVFGRKAKRKKGKRADYILRYSSNYPIAVIEAKSKYKKASDGLQQAKDYAKILELNFAYSTNGNEIIEYNFINGIEKKIESFPSPTDLWNLEKQEENIQQNSEDILLKPFKNIGKKPRYYQTIAINRVIQKVIEGEKRILLTMATGTGKTTVAFQIIYKLWNNRWNNKNEHRRPKVLFIADRSFLIDDPHAKDFAVFGDARCLVPEEGIVTSREIYFSTYQSLAEYETREGKFRKFKRDFFDLIVIDECHRGSASDESNWRKILSYFNQAVHLGLTATPLREDNKDTYKYFGNPVYTYSLKQGIEDGFLAPYVVHRIVPNIDATGWRPQEGQKDAKGELIPDGTYTTSDFERTLSHLPRTKAVARHLVNFMNKNGRFDKTIIFCVNQEHANQMRTEINNLNTDLTKDFPDYVVRIVSEEGEIGKGHLSRFMDIDEDVPVIVTTSKLLSTGVDIPTCKNIVIFRIVNSMTEFKQIIGRGTRIRDDKNKLFFSILDYTGSATRNFADKDFDGEPPLITNEEIDDEGTTIEGTYEEEIPDDSDFPEWEEKDDDGSSDGEGEDGEIGEPRKKYYVEEGEVTIIAETVQILDNNGKLKKVLYSHYAKDKITTLFKSQEEFKTAWEDLDKRKEIIELLEKQGITIKQLQEVSKQKDSDFFDLLCFVAYNLKPLTRKQRAKLLEKKKPDIFSEYSEKAKAIIDLIINKYVEFGLSELTPAILQVDPISQKGNIIEIVKEFGGIDKFNKALEDIKKYLYVA; from the coding sequence ATGAAGAGAATATTGGACAAAGAAAGCGAAGCTGATACTTGCAGAAAGCAAATTACTCCAAAACTTTATAAATCAGGTTGGAGTGATGAACAAATTCTGCAAGAACGCTCATTTACCGAAATAACTCCTGGTAAAATTATGGTTTTCGGGAGAAAAGCAAAAAGAAAAAAAGGTAAAAGAGCTGATTATATTTTACGATATTCTTCAAATTATCCGATTGCTGTAATAGAAGCTAAAAGCAAATACAAAAAAGCAAGTGATGGATTACAACAGGCAAAAGATTATGCAAAAATATTAGAGCTGAATTTTGCTTATTCAACAAACGGAAATGAAATAATTGAATATAACTTTATCAACGGAATTGAAAAGAAAATAGAATCATTCCCAAGTCCAACTGATTTATGGAATCTAGAAAAGCAAGAAGAAAATATTCAACAAAATTCAGAAGACATTTTACTCAAACCATTTAAAAATATCGGAAAAAAGCCAAGATATTATCAAACAATTGCAATCAATCGAGTAATTCAAAAAGTAATTGAAGGTGAAAAACGAATCCTTTTAACAATGGCAACAGGAACAGGAAAAACAACTGTTGCTTTTCAAATAATTTACAAATTATGGAATAACAGATGGAATAATAAAAATGAACACCGACGACCAAAAGTGCTTTTTATTGCAGATAGAAGTTTTTTGATTGATGATCCTCACGCCAAAGATTTTGCAGTTTTCGGTGATGCAAGATGTCTCGTTCCCGAAGAAGGAATTGTTACAAGCAGAGAAATCTATTTTTCTACATATCAATCTTTGGCTGAATATGAAACCCGGGAAGGCAAATTCAGAAAATTCAAACGTGATTTTTTCGATTTAATTGTGATTGATGAGTGCCATCGTGGCAGTGCTTCCGATGAAAGTAATTGGAGAAAAATTTTATCCTATTTTAATCAAGCTGTTCATCTTGGCTTAACAGCAACTCCGCTACGAGAAGATAATAAAGACACTTATAAATATTTTGGAAATCCTGTTTATACTTATAGTCTAAAACAAGGAATCGAAGATGGATTTCTGGCACCTTATGTTGTTCATCGAATTGTGCCGAATATTGACGCAACAGGTTGGAGACCTCAAGAAGGACAGAAAGATGCTAAAGGTGAGTTAATCCCTGACGGAACTTACACAACTTCAGATTTTGAAAGAACGCTTTCCCACCTACCAAGAACAAAGGCTGTTGCAAGACATCTTGTAAATTTTATGAATAAAAACGGCAGATTCGATAAAACGATAATCTTTTGTGTCAATCAAGAACACGCAAATCAGATGAGAACAGAAATCAATAATCTTAATACTGATCTTACAAAAGATTTCCCTGATTATGTTGTGAGAATAGTTTCCGAAGAAGGTGAAATAGGAAAAGGTCATTTAAGCAGATTTATGGATATTGATGAAGATGTTCCCGTAATCGTAACAACTTCCAAACTTTTGAGCACAGGCGTTGATATTCCAACCTGCAAAAATATCGTAATTTTCCGAATCGTAAATTCAATGACTGAATTCAAACAAATCATTGGCAGAGGAACAAGAATTCGCGATGATAAAAATAAACTTTTTTTCTCGATTTTAGATTATACAGGAAGTGCAACCAGAAATTTTGCAGACAAAGATTTCGATGGAGAACCGCCTTTAATCACAAATGAAGAAATTGATGACGAAGGAACAACAATCGAAGGAACTTACGAAGAAGAAATTCCTGATGATTCTGATTTCCCTGAATGGGAAGAAAAAGATGATGATGGCTCATCTGATGGTGAAGGCGAAGATGGAGAAATCGGAGAGCCGAGAAAGAAATATTATGTGGAAGAAGGTGAAGTAACAATTATAGCTGAAACAGTTCAAATTTTGGATAATAATGGTAAACTGAAAAAAGTTCTCTATTCTCATTATGCAAAGGATAAAATAACAACTCTTTTCAAATCACAGGAAGAATTTAAAACAGCGTGGGAAGATTTGGACAAAAGAAAAGAGATTATTGAATTGTTGGAAAAACAGGGAATTACAATTAAGCAGCTTCAAGAAGTTTCTAAACAGAAAGATTCTGATTTTTTCGATCTACTCTGTTTTGTTGCTTATAATTTGAAACCATTAACCAGAAAACAGCGAGCAAAATTATTGGAAAAGAAAAAACCTGATATTTTTTCTGAATATTCAGAAAAAGCAAAAGCTATAATCGATTTGATAATAAACAAATATGTTGAATTTGGTTTATCAGAATTAACTCCTGCTATTCTTCAAGTTGACCCCATTTCTCAAAAGGGAAATATTATAGAGATTGTAAAAGAATTCGGCGGAATCGATAAATTCAATAAAGCACTGGAAGATATTAAAAAGTATCTTTATGTAGCATAG
- a CDS encoding FxsA family protein, which produces MRKKTVLILFLIFTLVPLIELIIFIKIAPLIGFWRTIAIILITGLGGAYLAKTQGYGTIDAIKMEISQGKFPAEHLLDGAIILVGSVLLITPGFLTDLVGLLCMFPASRRIFKTPLKKFLKNKII; this is translated from the coding sequence ATGCGAAAGAAGACCGTCCTTATTCTCTTCCTGATCTTTACGCTGGTTCCGCTGATCGAACTCATTATTTTCATCAAGATTGCCCCGCTCATTGGCTTCTGGCGCACGATCGCGATCATCCTGATCACCGGATTGGGAGGGGCATACCTTGCAAAAACACAGGGCTATGGCACGATCGATGCGATCAAGATGGAAATTTCACAGGGAAAATTTCCTGCTGAACATTTGCTGGATGGTGCGATCATTCTTGTGGGATCTGTGCTTCTCATTACCCCCGGATTTTTAACTGATCTTGTCGGACTGCTTTGCATGTTTCCCGCATCGAGAAGAATATTTAAAACTCCGCTCAAAAAATTTCTGAAAAACAAAATAATTTGA
- a CDS encoding SAM-dependent DNA methyltransferase, which yields MTTAQRLSGIVKSCRKIMRKDKGLNGDSDRLPILTWIMFLKFLDDNEQILETEALLNNEKYNPIIEAPYRWRDWAKDQNLTGDDLLAFINNEKAFLPDGTEKSGLFYYLRSLQSESGKSRKDVIATVFKGVNNRMINGYLLRDVVNKIDEIHFTSTEEIFTLSHLYESILKEMRDASGDAGEFYTPRPVVQFMVDVINPKIGETVLDPACGTGGFLVASFEHLKKQAQTIEQKDILQKDSIFGGEAKSLPYLLSQMNLLLHGLKFPQIDPLNSLRFRLQEIGDNERVDIIITNPPFGGEEEKGILNNFPKDKRTSETALLFLQLIMRKLRRKKINQKGGRAAVVVPNGTLFADGVAARIKKHLIDNFNLHTIIRFGDGVFAPYTDIPSNVLFFEHGKPTENIWFYEIAVPDDRKKYSKTKPLQSRELEPVKEWWYDRKETEFAWNVKIEDIVGKDKNGNVTVNLDIKNPNRKNEFEYKEPKELVSSILKRENEILELMNEINETIGK from the coding sequence ATAACAACAGCACAAAGACTTTCGGGAATTGTAAAATCCTGTAGAAAAATAATGAGAAAAGACAAAGGTTTGAATGGGGATTCTGACAGACTTCCGATTCTAACTTGGATAATGTTTCTAAAATTTCTGGATGATAACGAACAAATTTTGGAAACCGAAGCATTATTGAATAATGAAAAATACAACCCGATTATTGAAGCACCTTATAGATGGAGAGATTGGGCAAAAGATCAAAATTTAACAGGTGATGACCTGCTCGCATTTATCAATAATGAAAAAGCATTCTTACCTGATGGAACAGAAAAATCAGGTCTTTTCTATTATTTGCGAAGTTTACAAAGTGAATCTGGGAAAAGTAGGAAAGATGTAATTGCAACAGTTTTTAAAGGTGTGAATAATCGAATGATAAACGGTTATTTACTCCGAGATGTTGTGAATAAAATTGATGAAATTCATTTCACTTCAACTGAAGAGATTTTTACTCTTTCACATCTTTATGAAAGTATTTTAAAAGAAATGAGAGATGCTTCGGGGGATGCGGGAGAATTTTACACTCCTCGACCTGTTGTTCAATTTATGGTGGATGTAATTAATCCTAAAATTGGTGAAACTGTTTTAGATCCTGCTTGCGGAACAGGTGGTTTTCTGGTAGCTTCTTTTGAGCATTTGAAAAAGCAAGCTCAAACGATTGAGCAGAAAGATATTTTGCAAAAGGATTCTATTTTTGGTGGAGAAGCAAAATCTCTTCCTTATTTACTCAGTCAAATGAATCTGCTTTTACACGGACTTAAATTTCCGCAAATTGATCCTTTGAATTCATTAAGATTCCGTTTGCAAGAGATCGGAGACAATGAAAGAGTTGATATAATCATAACAAATCCACCTTTTGGCGGAGAGGAAGAAAAAGGAATTTTGAATAATTTTCCTAAAGATAAACGAACATCCGAAACAGCACTTTTATTTCTGCAATTAATAATGAGAAAACTGAGAAGAAAAAAAATAAACCAAAAAGGTGGTAGAGCTGCGGTTGTTGTTCCAAACGGAACTTTATTTGCCGATGGTGTTGCCGCTCGCATCAAAAAACATTTGATTGATAATTTCAATCTGCATACAATTATTCGATTCGGTGACGGAGTTTTTGCTCCTTACACTGACATTCCTTCCAATGTATTATTCTTTGAACACGGCAAACCCACAGAAAATATTTGGTTTTATGAAATCGCTGTTCCTGATGACAGAAAAAAATACAGCAAAACCAAACCTTTGCAAAGCAGAGAACTCGAACCTGTAAAAGAATGGTGGTACGATAGAAAGGAAACGGAATTTGCGTGGAATGTAAAGATTGAAGATATTGTCGGAAAAGATAAGAACGGCAATGTTACTGTAAATCTCGATATTAAAAATCCAAACAGAAAGAATGAATTTGAGTATAAAGAGCCAAAAGAACTTGTTTCATCAATTCTTAAAAGAGAAAATGAAATACTGGAATTGATGAATGAAATTAATGAAACAATAGGAAAATAA